A segment of the Rhodothermales bacterium genome:
AACGCACGTCGATACCCATTTCACAGTACTTCGAGCAGTTCCCACACGAAATGCACTGACCACCGTTGGTCGTGATTCTGAAACGCGAAAAGTACTTCTGGAGCAGCCCCAGAATCGCCGCCATCGGGCAGCCGAACCGACACCACACACGCGAGCCCATCAGCGGATAGAAACCAACTCCTATCACGCCCGAGAAGACCGCTCCGATCGCGAACCCGTACGTCCTCGACAGACTGCCGGATAATCCGCCGAGAATCGCTCCGCCGAACGCCGCATTCAGCCACAGCAAAGCAGTCGAAAGAACGACAAACGCCAGCACGCCGTGGACCATCCATCGCTCGACGCGCCACGCTGTCAACGACTTGCTGGATAGCTGTCGAAAGGGGTCGCCGAGCGTCTCCGCCAGACCGCCGCACCCGCAGACCCACGAGCAGTACCAGCGTTTTCCAAAGAAGTACGTCAGCACAGGGGTAGCAATGAATGTCAGGATCGCTCCCCAGATGACCATGAAGGCACCAAGACGGCCGGACGACGAGAACAGATCGGAGATGGTAGACGGCCAGAGTAGATCGTAGTCCAGCGGCCAGAAGTAGCTGAAGTACAACTCGGGCTCGTTCAGAAGCTGCATCAGCTGAGGGATTAGAAAGGCAAAGCCAAGCTGAAAGAAGACAACGGAAATCGTCCGGACGATCTGATATCGGACGTGACGGTATCGCAGTATTGCGCGGACTCCCATCACGATGACCGCAAACGTGTAGAAGAAGCTGTACAGAAACCACTGATCCGCAGTCCGACCTCGCAATGCGTGGCTGAGGGAGTCAAACATGCGGACAAGGTGCTCCAGGGCCTGCGGGAACCAGTACAGGACAACGTAG
Coding sequences within it:
- a CDS encoding 4Fe-4S binding protein; this encodes MMFWFSIGTLLGGSLIFFSRYARRPAGIQNDGIVFGQLTARGVFGWILGVVFTGFYVVLYWFPQALEHLVRMFDSLSHALRGRTADQWFLYSFFYTFAVIVMGVRAILRYRHVRYQIVRTISVVFFQLGFAFLIPQLMQLLNEPELYFSYFWPLDYDLLWPSTISDLFSSSGRLGAFMVIWGAILTFIATPVLTYFFGKRWYCSWVCGCGGLAETLGDPFRQLSSKSLTAWRVERWMVHGVLAFVVLSTALLWLNAAFGGAILGGLSGSLSRTYGFAIGAVFSGVIGVGFYPLMGSRVWCRFGCPMAAILGLLQKYFSRFRITTNGGQCISCGNCSKYCEMGIDVRWYAQRGQNIIRASCVGCGVCSAVCPRGVLKLENAPTTGRYNGPVLIDRDQVSVITDEWPS